The following are from one region of the Vicugna pacos chromosome 9, VicPac4, whole genome shotgun sequence genome:
- the LOC102532330 gene encoding free fatty acid receptor 2 — MPNLHNSLILAAYIVIFFIGLPANLLALRAFVGRVRQPNPAPIHILLLSLTLADLLLLLLLPFKIIEAASDFRWYLPKLVCALMGFGFYSSTYCSTWLLAGISLERYLGVAFPVRYKLSRRPLYGVIAVLVAWTLSFGHCTVVIIVQYLNSTQRATDVSETTCYVNFTREQLRLVLPVRLELCLVLFFIPMVVTIFCYWRFVWIMLTQPHVGTQRRRRAVGLAVVSLLNFLVCFGPYNISHLVGFHMKESPKWRAEAVVFSSLNAGLDPLLFYFSSSVVRRTFGKGLQALRHQGSSLLGRRGRQTAEVAVANGDRAVSQAEGGPSSDFTTD; from the coding sequence ATGCCCAACTTGCACAACTCCTTGATCCTCGCAGCCTATATCGTCATCTTCTTCATCGGTCTCCCTGCCAACCTCCTGGCCCTGCGGGCCTTCGTGGGGCGGGTCCGCCAGCCTAACCCTGCCCCCATCCACATCCTCCTGCTCAGCCTGACGCTGGCGgacctcctgctgctgctgctgctgccctttAAGATCATCGAGGCGGCATCTGACTTCCGCTGGTATCTGCCCAAGCTGGTCTGCGCCCTCATGGGCTTCGGCTTCTACAGCAGCACCTACTGCAGCACGTGGCTCCTGGCGGGCATCAGCCTGGAGCGCTACCTGGGAGTGGCCTTCCCCGTGCGGTACAAGCTGTCCCGCCGGCCCCTGTACGGGGTCATTGCTGTGCTGGTCGCCTGGACCTTGTCGTTTGGTCACTGCACCGTCGTGATCATCGTTCAGTACTTGAACTCAACCCAGAGGGCCACAGATGTGAGCGAGACTACCTGCTATGTGAACTTCACCCGAGAGCAGCTGCGCCTGGTGCTTCCTGTGCGGCTGGAGCTGTGCCTCGTCCTCTTCTTCATCCCCATGGTGGTCACCATCTTCTGCTACTGGCGCTTTGTGTGGATCATGCTCACCCAGCCCCATGTGGGGACCCAGAGGCGGCGCCGAGCGGTGGGGCTGGCTGTCGTTTCGCTCCTTAATTTCCTGGTGTGCTTCGGGCCCTATAACATCTCCCACCTGGTGGGGTTTCACATGAAGGAAAGCCCCAAATGGCGGGCGGAAGCTGTGGTATTCAGTTCCCTCAATGCCGGTCTGGACCCCCtgcttttctatttctcttcttcGGTCGTGCGCAGGACCTTTGGGAAAGGGCTGCAGGCACTGCGGCATCAGGGCTCCTCCCTGCTGGGACGCAGAGGCAGGCAGACAGCAGAGGTGGCGGTGGCGAATGGGGACAGGGCTGTGAGTCAAGCAGAAGGAGGGCCAAGTTCTGACTTCACCACGGACTAG